The Bombus fervidus isolate BK054 chromosome 8, iyBomFerv1, whole genome shotgun sequence genome window below encodes:
- the Fer gene encoding tyrosine-protein kinase Fer isoform X3, translated as MGFSTSLQGQSSHEALLARQDAEIKLLETMRRCLTIKVKSDREYASTISSLTMQGKKIERNEDLVGSLIAQSWRDIMDSIDQTAKLIKQQADSIEAIVVEHIMTLYSERRRARKVYQEEQTWLNNQFQQLTEDVARKKLEYQKNLEMYKLMRSRFEEHYVKSGRVGRKLDEVREKYQKACRKLHLTHNEYVLLLGAVTECEHDLRTCYLPSLLHRQQAIHQEFITSWKTILQDIVKYSDFTTDKFQEIHRRMQKAVDSVKPVEEYRDFIGKHRTRPASPIRFIFDENLVDDTSGKLLPNKLTVDNLTIDWLRNRLTELETSLKATQQSRQNPPYPSENNSDSKISILDYSREREELRLRCQEKRLQRQVDVIRAALNELGCEELPLGYDLSMESSFADSPSISKKNTVADIGLFTLRRNQRFMTIFRSPFKSLPIINDTKDGTIRSSSEGPTSKADNTLPVTFRGISHLTSQKGNGSGDLMEEEWFHGVLPREEVVRLLVTEGDFLVRETTRNDECQIVLSVCWDGHKHFIVQTTPEGHYRFEGPTFPSIQELIRHQWLSGLPVTSRSGAILKTPILRERWELNNDDVILLEKIGRGNFGDVYKAQLKTCKTEVAVKTCKVTLPDEQKRKFLQEGRILKQYDHPNIVKLIGICVQKQPIMIVMELVPGGSLLTYLRKNANTITQQEQLRMCKDAAAGYESIVKISDFGMSREEEEYIVSDGMKQIPIKWTAPEALNFGKYTSLCDVWSYGILMWEIFSKGGNPYSGMSNSQAREKIDAGYRMPAPENTPDEIYRLMLRCWEYEPEKRPHFDQIYTVVETLSQAYL; from the exons ATGGGTTTCTCTACGAGTTTACAAGGACAGTCATCACACGAGGCATTACTTGCCCGTCAAGATGCTGAAATTAAGCTTCTGGAAACGATGAGACGGTGTTTAACGATTAAAGTTAAATCAGACCGTGAATATGCTTCAACAATCTCCTCCCTGACTATGCAAGGGAAGAAGATTGAACGTAACGAGGATCTTGTTGGTAGTCTAATAGCGCAG AGCTGGAGAGATATTATGGACTCTATCGATCAGACTGCAAAATTAATCAAACAGCAGGCAGATTCAATTGAAGCTATAGTAGTTGAACACATTATGACATTATATTCTGAAAGAAGACGAGCTAGGAAAGTGTATCAGGAGGAGCAAACGTGGTTGAACAATCAATTTCAACAG TTGACTGAAGATGTTGCCAGGAAAAAGTTGGAATATCAGAAAAATCTAGAAATGTACAAATTGATGAGATCCCGTTTTGAAGAACATTACGTTAAGT CCGGTAGAGTTGGCAGAAAATTGGATGAAGTAAGAGAAAAATATCAGAAAGCCTGTAGGAAACTTCACCTTACCCACAATGAATACGTATTGCTTTTGGGTGCTGTAACAGAGTGTGAACATGACCTAAGAACTTGTTACTTACCCAGTTTGCTTCACCGACAACAGGCGATTCATCAAGAATTTATAACATCATG GAAAACCATACTTCAGGACATAGTGAAATATTCTGATTTTACGACAGATAAATTTCAAGAGATACATCGGCGAATGCAAAAGGCTGTTGATTCCGTAAAGCCTGTAGAAGAGTACAGGGATTTTATAGGGAAACACAG AACACGACCAGCGTCACCGATAAGATTTATTTTCGATGAGAACCTTGTAGATGATACATCAGGAAAATTGTTGCCAAATAAATTAACAGTAGATAATTTGACTATAGATTGGTTAAGAAATAGGCTAACAGAATTGGAAACTTCTTTGAAAGCAACTCAACAGAGTCGACAAAACCCACCATATCCATCAGAGAACAATAGCGATTCTAA AATATCAATTTTGGATTACTCCCGTGAAAGAGAAGAATTGCGATTACGTTGTCAAGAAAAGAGACTTCAGCGGCAAGTGGATGTTATTAGAGCTGCCTTAAATGAATTAGGTTGCGAAGAATTACCACTTGGATATGATCTTTCAATGGAAAGCTCTTTCGCTGATTCACCTTCTATTAGTAAG AAAAATACAGTTGCAGATATTGGTCTGTTTACATTACGAAGAAATCAACGGTTCATGACAATATTTAGATCTCCCTTCAAATCCTTACCGATAATAAACGACACAAAAGATGGAACGATTAGATCGAGTAGCGAAGGTCCTACCTCAAAAGCAGATAATACTCTACCAGTT ACATTCCGTGGGATATCGCATTTAACAAGTCAAAAGGGAAATGGAAGTGGTGATCTTATGGAGGAAGAGTGGTTTCATGGTGTGTTACCAAGAGAAGAAGTTGTGAGATTACTCGTAACTGAAGGAGATTTCTTAGTACGCGAAACAACACGAAATGATGAATGCCAAATAGTTTTATCTGTTTGCTGGGATGGACATAAACATTTCATTGTACAAACTACTCCTGAA gGGCATTACAGATTCGAAGGTCCTACGTTTCCATCGATTCAAGAATTAATCAGGCATCAATGGTTATCCGGATTACCAGTGACTAGTCGATCTGGAGCTATTCTCAAAACACCAATTTTACGTGAACGTTGGGAACTCAATAACGACGATGTAATTCTCCTAGAAAAGATAGGACGG gGTAACTTTGGAGATGTATATAAAGCGCAGTTAAAAACTTGTAAGACTGAAGTGGCTGTAAAAACTTGCAAAGTAACGTTACCGGATGAACAAAAACGTAAATTCTTACAAGAAGGACGAATATTGAAGCAATACGATCATCCCAATATAGTAAAGCTTATAGGAATTTGTGTCCAAAAACAACCTATTATGATTGTTATGGAATTAGTACCTG GTGGTTCCCTGTTAacttatttaagaaaaaatgcTAATACTATTACGCAACAAGAACAACTTCGAATGTGTAAAGATGCAGCTGCAG gATATGAATCTATAGTAAAAATATCAGATTTCGGAATGTcacgagaagaagaagagtatATAGTATCAGATGGTATGAAACAAATCCCAATTAAATGGACTGCGCCAGAGGCATTAAATTTTG gtAAATATACGTCGCTTTGTGATGTGTGGAGTTATGGAATCTTAATGTGGGAGATATTTTCTAAAGGTGGAAATCCTTATAGTGGGATGTCTAATTCTCAAGCTCGCGAAAAAATAGATGCAG GTTATCGAATGCCAGCACCAGAAAATACACCCGATGAAATATATCGTTTAATGTTACGATGTTGGGAATATGAACCGGAGAAGCGTCCTCATTTCGATCAAATATATACCGTTGTTGAGACGCTTTCTCAAgcgtatttataa
- the Fer gene encoding tyrosine-protein kinase Fer isoform X4, translating into MGFSTSLQGQSSHEALLARQDAEIKLLETMRRCLTIKVKSDREYASTISSLTMQGKKIERNEDLVGSLIAQSWRDIMDSIDQTAKLIKQQADSIEAIVVEHIMTLYSERRRARKVYQEEQTWLNNQFQQLTEDVARKKLEYQKNLEMYKLMRSRFEEHYVKSGRVGRKLDEVREKYQKACRKLHLTHNEYVLLLGAVTECEHDLRTCYLPSLLHRQQAIHQEFITSWKTILQDIVKYSDFTTDKFQEIHRRMQKAVDSVKPVEEYRDFIGKHRTRPASPIRFIFDENLVDDTSGKLLPNKLTVDNLTIDWLRNRLTELETSLKATQQSRQNPPYPSENNSDSKISILDYSREREELRLRCQEKRLQRQVDVIRAALNELGCEELPLGYDLSMESSFADSPSISKTFRGISHLTSQKGNGSGDLMEEEWFHGVLPREEVVRLLVTEGDFLVRETTRNDECQIVLSVCWDGHKHFIVQTTPEGHYRFEGPTFPSIQELIRHQWLSGLPVTSRSGAILKTPILRERWELNNDDVILLEKIGRGNFGDVYKAQLKTCKTEVAVKTCKVTLPDEQKRKFLQEGRILKQYDHPNIVKLIGICVQKQPIMIVMELVPGGSLLTYLRKNANTITQQEQLRMCKDAAAGMRYLESKYCIHRDLAARNCLVGYESIVKISDFGMSREEEEYIVSDGMKQIPIKWTAPEALNFGKYTSLCDVWSYGILMWEIFSKGGNPYSGMSNSQAREKIDAGYRMPAPENTPDEIYRLMLRCWEYEPEKRPHFDQIYTVVETLSQAYL; encoded by the exons ATGGGTTTCTCTACGAGTTTACAAGGACAGTCATCACACGAGGCATTACTTGCCCGTCAAGATGCTGAAATTAAGCTTCTGGAAACGATGAGACGGTGTTTAACGATTAAAGTTAAATCAGACCGTGAATATGCTTCAACAATCTCCTCCCTGACTATGCAAGGGAAGAAGATTGAACGTAACGAGGATCTTGTTGGTAGTCTAATAGCGCAG AGCTGGAGAGATATTATGGACTCTATCGATCAGACTGCAAAATTAATCAAACAGCAGGCAGATTCAATTGAAGCTATAGTAGTTGAACACATTATGACATTATATTCTGAAAGAAGACGAGCTAGGAAAGTGTATCAGGAGGAGCAAACGTGGTTGAACAATCAATTTCAACAG TTGACTGAAGATGTTGCCAGGAAAAAGTTGGAATATCAGAAAAATCTAGAAATGTACAAATTGATGAGATCCCGTTTTGAAGAACATTACGTTAAGT CCGGTAGAGTTGGCAGAAAATTGGATGAAGTAAGAGAAAAATATCAGAAAGCCTGTAGGAAACTTCACCTTACCCACAATGAATACGTATTGCTTTTGGGTGCTGTAACAGAGTGTGAACATGACCTAAGAACTTGTTACTTACCCAGTTTGCTTCACCGACAACAGGCGATTCATCAAGAATTTATAACATCATG GAAAACCATACTTCAGGACATAGTGAAATATTCTGATTTTACGACAGATAAATTTCAAGAGATACATCGGCGAATGCAAAAGGCTGTTGATTCCGTAAAGCCTGTAGAAGAGTACAGGGATTTTATAGGGAAACACAG AACACGACCAGCGTCACCGATAAGATTTATTTTCGATGAGAACCTTGTAGATGATACATCAGGAAAATTGTTGCCAAATAAATTAACAGTAGATAATTTGACTATAGATTGGTTAAGAAATAGGCTAACAGAATTGGAAACTTCTTTGAAAGCAACTCAACAGAGTCGACAAAACCCACCATATCCATCAGAGAACAATAGCGATTCTAA AATATCAATTTTGGATTACTCCCGTGAAAGAGAAGAATTGCGATTACGTTGTCAAGAAAAGAGACTTCAGCGGCAAGTGGATGTTATTAGAGCTGCCTTAAATGAATTAGGTTGCGAAGAATTACCACTTGGATATGATCTTTCAATGGAAAGCTCTTTCGCTGATTCACCTTCTATTAGTAAG ACATTCCGTGGGATATCGCATTTAACAAGTCAAAAGGGAAATGGAAGTGGTGATCTTATGGAGGAAGAGTGGTTTCATGGTGTGTTACCAAGAGAAGAAGTTGTGAGATTACTCGTAACTGAAGGAGATTTCTTAGTACGCGAAACAACACGAAATGATGAATGCCAAATAGTTTTATCTGTTTGCTGGGATGGACATAAACATTTCATTGTACAAACTACTCCTGAA gGGCATTACAGATTCGAAGGTCCTACGTTTCCATCGATTCAAGAATTAATCAGGCATCAATGGTTATCCGGATTACCAGTGACTAGTCGATCTGGAGCTATTCTCAAAACACCAATTTTACGTGAACGTTGGGAACTCAATAACGACGATGTAATTCTCCTAGAAAAGATAGGACGG gGTAACTTTGGAGATGTATATAAAGCGCAGTTAAAAACTTGTAAGACTGAAGTGGCTGTAAAAACTTGCAAAGTAACGTTACCGGATGAACAAAAACGTAAATTCTTACAAGAAGGACGAATATTGAAGCAATACGATCATCCCAATATAGTAAAGCTTATAGGAATTTGTGTCCAAAAACAACCTATTATGATTGTTATGGAATTAGTACCTG GTGGTTCCCTGTTAacttatttaagaaaaaatgcTAATACTATTACGCAACAAGAACAACTTCGAATGTGTAAAGATGCAGCTGCAGGTATGCGCTATTTGGAATCTAAATATTGTATTCATAGGGACTTGGCTGCTCGAAACTGTCTCGTAG gATATGAATCTATAGTAAAAATATCAGATTTCGGAATGTcacgagaagaagaagagtatATAGTATCAGATGGTATGAAACAAATCCCAATTAAATGGACTGCGCCAGAGGCATTAAATTTTG gtAAATATACGTCGCTTTGTGATGTGTGGAGTTATGGAATCTTAATGTGGGAGATATTTTCTAAAGGTGGAAATCCTTATAGTGGGATGTCTAATTCTCAAGCTCGCGAAAAAATAGATGCAG GTTATCGAATGCCAGCACCAGAAAATACACCCGATGAAATATATCGTTTAATGTTACGATGTTGGGAATATGAACCGGAGAAGCGTCCTCATTTCGATCAAATATATACCGTTGTTGAGACGCTTTCTCAAgcgtatttataa
- the Fer gene encoding tyrosine-protein kinase Fer isoform X1: MGFSTSLQGQSSHEALLARQDAEIKLLETMRRCLTIKVKSDREYASTISSLTMQGKKIERNEDLVGSLIAQSWRDIMDSIDQTAKLIKQQADSIEAIVVEHIMTLYSERRRARKVYQEEQTWLNNQFQQLTEDVARKKLEYQKNLEMYKLMRSRFEEHYVKSGRVGRKLDEVREKYQKACRKLHLTHNEYVLLLGAVTECEHDLRTCYLPSLLHRQQAIHQEFITSWKTILQDIVKYSDFTTDKFQEIHRRMQKAVDSVKPVEEYRDFIGKHRTRPASPIRFIFDENLVDDTSGKLLPNKLTVDNLTIDWLRNRLTELETSLKATQQSRQNPPYPSENNSDSKISILDYSREREELRLRCQEKRLQRQVDVIRAALNELGCEELPLGYDLSMESSFADSPSISKKNTVADIGLFTLRRNQRFMTIFRSPFKSLPIINDTKDGTIRSSSEGPTSKADNTLPVTFRGISHLTSQKGNGSGDLMEEEWFHGVLPREEVVRLLVTEGDFLVRETTRNDECQIVLSVCWDGHKHFIVQTTPEGHYRFEGPTFPSIQELIRHQWLSGLPVTSRSGAILKTPILRERWELNNDDVILLEKIGRGNFGDVYKAQLKTCKTEVAVKTCKVTLPDEQKRKFLQEGRILKQYDHPNIVKLIGICVQKQPIMIVMELVPGGSLLTYLRKNANTITQQEQLRMCKDAAAGMRYLESKYCIHRDLAARNCLVGYESIVKISDFGMSREEEEYIVSDGMKQIPIKWTAPEALNFGKYTSLCDVWSYGILMWEIFSKGGNPYSGMSNSQAREKIDAGYRMPAPENTPDEIYRLMLRCWEYEPEKRPHFDQIYTVVETLSQAYL; encoded by the exons ATGGGTTTCTCTACGAGTTTACAAGGACAGTCATCACACGAGGCATTACTTGCCCGTCAAGATGCTGAAATTAAGCTTCTGGAAACGATGAGACGGTGTTTAACGATTAAAGTTAAATCAGACCGTGAATATGCTTCAACAATCTCCTCCCTGACTATGCAAGGGAAGAAGATTGAACGTAACGAGGATCTTGTTGGTAGTCTAATAGCGCAG AGCTGGAGAGATATTATGGACTCTATCGATCAGACTGCAAAATTAATCAAACAGCAGGCAGATTCAATTGAAGCTATAGTAGTTGAACACATTATGACATTATATTCTGAAAGAAGACGAGCTAGGAAAGTGTATCAGGAGGAGCAAACGTGGTTGAACAATCAATTTCAACAG TTGACTGAAGATGTTGCCAGGAAAAAGTTGGAATATCAGAAAAATCTAGAAATGTACAAATTGATGAGATCCCGTTTTGAAGAACATTACGTTAAGT CCGGTAGAGTTGGCAGAAAATTGGATGAAGTAAGAGAAAAATATCAGAAAGCCTGTAGGAAACTTCACCTTACCCACAATGAATACGTATTGCTTTTGGGTGCTGTAACAGAGTGTGAACATGACCTAAGAACTTGTTACTTACCCAGTTTGCTTCACCGACAACAGGCGATTCATCAAGAATTTATAACATCATG GAAAACCATACTTCAGGACATAGTGAAATATTCTGATTTTACGACAGATAAATTTCAAGAGATACATCGGCGAATGCAAAAGGCTGTTGATTCCGTAAAGCCTGTAGAAGAGTACAGGGATTTTATAGGGAAACACAG AACACGACCAGCGTCACCGATAAGATTTATTTTCGATGAGAACCTTGTAGATGATACATCAGGAAAATTGTTGCCAAATAAATTAACAGTAGATAATTTGACTATAGATTGGTTAAGAAATAGGCTAACAGAATTGGAAACTTCTTTGAAAGCAACTCAACAGAGTCGACAAAACCCACCATATCCATCAGAGAACAATAGCGATTCTAA AATATCAATTTTGGATTACTCCCGTGAAAGAGAAGAATTGCGATTACGTTGTCAAGAAAAGAGACTTCAGCGGCAAGTGGATGTTATTAGAGCTGCCTTAAATGAATTAGGTTGCGAAGAATTACCACTTGGATATGATCTTTCAATGGAAAGCTCTTTCGCTGATTCACCTTCTATTAGTAAG AAAAATACAGTTGCAGATATTGGTCTGTTTACATTACGAAGAAATCAACGGTTCATGACAATATTTAGATCTCCCTTCAAATCCTTACCGATAATAAACGACACAAAAGATGGAACGATTAGATCGAGTAGCGAAGGTCCTACCTCAAAAGCAGATAATACTCTACCAGTT ACATTCCGTGGGATATCGCATTTAACAAGTCAAAAGGGAAATGGAAGTGGTGATCTTATGGAGGAAGAGTGGTTTCATGGTGTGTTACCAAGAGAAGAAGTTGTGAGATTACTCGTAACTGAAGGAGATTTCTTAGTACGCGAAACAACACGAAATGATGAATGCCAAATAGTTTTATCTGTTTGCTGGGATGGACATAAACATTTCATTGTACAAACTACTCCTGAA gGGCATTACAGATTCGAAGGTCCTACGTTTCCATCGATTCAAGAATTAATCAGGCATCAATGGTTATCCGGATTACCAGTGACTAGTCGATCTGGAGCTATTCTCAAAACACCAATTTTACGTGAACGTTGGGAACTCAATAACGACGATGTAATTCTCCTAGAAAAGATAGGACGG gGTAACTTTGGAGATGTATATAAAGCGCAGTTAAAAACTTGTAAGACTGAAGTGGCTGTAAAAACTTGCAAAGTAACGTTACCGGATGAACAAAAACGTAAATTCTTACAAGAAGGACGAATATTGAAGCAATACGATCATCCCAATATAGTAAAGCTTATAGGAATTTGTGTCCAAAAACAACCTATTATGATTGTTATGGAATTAGTACCTG GTGGTTCCCTGTTAacttatttaagaaaaaatgcTAATACTATTACGCAACAAGAACAACTTCGAATGTGTAAAGATGCAGCTGCAGGTATGCGCTATTTGGAATCTAAATATTGTATTCATAGGGACTTGGCTGCTCGAAACTGTCTCGTAG gATATGAATCTATAGTAAAAATATCAGATTTCGGAATGTcacgagaagaagaagagtatATAGTATCAGATGGTATGAAACAAATCCCAATTAAATGGACTGCGCCAGAGGCATTAAATTTTG gtAAATATACGTCGCTTTGTGATGTGTGGAGTTATGGAATCTTAATGTGGGAGATATTTTCTAAAGGTGGAAATCCTTATAGTGGGATGTCTAATTCTCAAGCTCGCGAAAAAATAGATGCAG GTTATCGAATGCCAGCACCAGAAAATACACCCGATGAAATATATCGTTTAATGTTACGATGTTGGGAATATGAACCGGAGAAGCGTCCTCATTTCGATCAAATATATACCGTTGTTGAGACGCTTTCTCAAgcgtatttataa
- the Fer gene encoding tyrosine-protein kinase Fer isoform X2 produces MGFSTSLQGQSSHEALLARQDAEIKLLETMRRCLTIKVKSDREYASTISSLTMQGKKIERNEDLVGSLIAQSWRDIMDSIDQTAKLIKQQADSIEAIVVEHIMTLYSERRRARKVYQEEQTWLNNQFQQLTEDVARKKLEYQKNLEMYKLMRSRFEEHYVKSGRVGRKLDEVREKYQKACRKLHLTHNEYVLLLGAVTECEHDLRTCYLPSLLHRQQAIHQEFITSWKTILQDIVKYSDFTTDKFQEIHRRMQKAVDSVKPVEEYRDFIGKHRTRPASPIRFIFDENLVDDTSGKLLPNKLTVDNLTIDWLRNRLTELETSLKATQQSRQNPPYPSENNSDSKISILDYSREREELRLRCQEKRLQRQVDVIRAALNELGCEELPLGYDLSMESSFADSPSISKKNTVADIGLFTLRRNQRFMTIFRSPFKSLPIINDTKDGTIRSSSEGPTSKADNTLPVTFRGISHLTSQKGNGSGDLMEEEWFHGVLPREEVVRLLVTEGDFLVRETTRNDECQIVLSVCWDGHKHFIVQTTPEGHYRFEGPTFPSIQELIRHQWLSGLPVTSRSGAILKTPILRERWELNNDDGNFGDVYKAQLKTCKTEVAVKTCKVTLPDEQKRKFLQEGRILKQYDHPNIVKLIGICVQKQPIMIVMELVPGGSLLTYLRKNANTITQQEQLRMCKDAAAGMRYLESKYCIHRDLAARNCLVGYESIVKISDFGMSREEEEYIVSDGMKQIPIKWTAPEALNFGKYTSLCDVWSYGILMWEIFSKGGNPYSGMSNSQAREKIDAGYRMPAPENTPDEIYRLMLRCWEYEPEKRPHFDQIYTVVETLSQAYL; encoded by the exons ATGGGTTTCTCTACGAGTTTACAAGGACAGTCATCACACGAGGCATTACTTGCCCGTCAAGATGCTGAAATTAAGCTTCTGGAAACGATGAGACGGTGTTTAACGATTAAAGTTAAATCAGACCGTGAATATGCTTCAACAATCTCCTCCCTGACTATGCAAGGGAAGAAGATTGAACGTAACGAGGATCTTGTTGGTAGTCTAATAGCGCAG AGCTGGAGAGATATTATGGACTCTATCGATCAGACTGCAAAATTAATCAAACAGCAGGCAGATTCAATTGAAGCTATAGTAGTTGAACACATTATGACATTATATTCTGAAAGAAGACGAGCTAGGAAAGTGTATCAGGAGGAGCAAACGTGGTTGAACAATCAATTTCAACAG TTGACTGAAGATGTTGCCAGGAAAAAGTTGGAATATCAGAAAAATCTAGAAATGTACAAATTGATGAGATCCCGTTTTGAAGAACATTACGTTAAGT CCGGTAGAGTTGGCAGAAAATTGGATGAAGTAAGAGAAAAATATCAGAAAGCCTGTAGGAAACTTCACCTTACCCACAATGAATACGTATTGCTTTTGGGTGCTGTAACAGAGTGTGAACATGACCTAAGAACTTGTTACTTACCCAGTTTGCTTCACCGACAACAGGCGATTCATCAAGAATTTATAACATCATG GAAAACCATACTTCAGGACATAGTGAAATATTCTGATTTTACGACAGATAAATTTCAAGAGATACATCGGCGAATGCAAAAGGCTGTTGATTCCGTAAAGCCTGTAGAAGAGTACAGGGATTTTATAGGGAAACACAG AACACGACCAGCGTCACCGATAAGATTTATTTTCGATGAGAACCTTGTAGATGATACATCAGGAAAATTGTTGCCAAATAAATTAACAGTAGATAATTTGACTATAGATTGGTTAAGAAATAGGCTAACAGAATTGGAAACTTCTTTGAAAGCAACTCAACAGAGTCGACAAAACCCACCATATCCATCAGAGAACAATAGCGATTCTAA AATATCAATTTTGGATTACTCCCGTGAAAGAGAAGAATTGCGATTACGTTGTCAAGAAAAGAGACTTCAGCGGCAAGTGGATGTTATTAGAGCTGCCTTAAATGAATTAGGTTGCGAAGAATTACCACTTGGATATGATCTTTCAATGGAAAGCTCTTTCGCTGATTCACCTTCTATTAGTAAG AAAAATACAGTTGCAGATATTGGTCTGTTTACATTACGAAGAAATCAACGGTTCATGACAATATTTAGATCTCCCTTCAAATCCTTACCGATAATAAACGACACAAAAGATGGAACGATTAGATCGAGTAGCGAAGGTCCTACCTCAAAAGCAGATAATACTCTACCAGTT ACATTCCGTGGGATATCGCATTTAACAAGTCAAAAGGGAAATGGAAGTGGTGATCTTATGGAGGAAGAGTGGTTTCATGGTGTGTTACCAAGAGAAGAAGTTGTGAGATTACTCGTAACTGAAGGAGATTTCTTAGTACGCGAAACAACACGAAATGATGAATGCCAAATAGTTTTATCTGTTTGCTGGGATGGACATAAACATTTCATTGTACAAACTACTCCTGAA gGGCATTACAGATTCGAAGGTCCTACGTTTCCATCGATTCAAGAATTAATCAGGCATCAATGGTTATCCGGATTACCAGTGACTAGTCGATCTGGAGCTATTCTCAAAACACCAATTTTACGTGAACGTTGGGAACTCAATAACGACGAT gGTAACTTTGGAGATGTATATAAAGCGCAGTTAAAAACTTGTAAGACTGAAGTGGCTGTAAAAACTTGCAAAGTAACGTTACCGGATGAACAAAAACGTAAATTCTTACAAGAAGGACGAATATTGAAGCAATACGATCATCCCAATATAGTAAAGCTTATAGGAATTTGTGTCCAAAAACAACCTATTATGATTGTTATGGAATTAGTACCTG GTGGTTCCCTGTTAacttatttaagaaaaaatgcTAATACTATTACGCAACAAGAACAACTTCGAATGTGTAAAGATGCAGCTGCAGGTATGCGCTATTTGGAATCTAAATATTGTATTCATAGGGACTTGGCTGCTCGAAACTGTCTCGTAG gATATGAATCTATAGTAAAAATATCAGATTTCGGAATGTcacgagaagaagaagagtatATAGTATCAGATGGTATGAAACAAATCCCAATTAAATGGACTGCGCCAGAGGCATTAAATTTTG gtAAATATACGTCGCTTTGTGATGTGTGGAGTTATGGAATCTTAATGTGGGAGATATTTTCTAAAGGTGGAAATCCTTATAGTGGGATGTCTAATTCTCAAGCTCGCGAAAAAATAGATGCAG GTTATCGAATGCCAGCACCAGAAAATACACCCGATGAAATATATCGTTTAATGTTACGATGTTGGGAATATGAACCGGAGAAGCGTCCTCATTTCGATCAAATATATACCGTTGTTGAGACGCTTTCTCAAgcgtatttataa